In Theileria parva strain Muguga chromosome 4 map unlocalized ctg_529, whole genome shotgun sequence, one DNA window encodes the following:
- the Plrg1 gene encoding WD domain G-beta repeat protein: MSESLRISRHPYSKFLKNNIYKSLNLFSGEFGSKPYNSTDPFTRKHIRSKILDEYISVSQYTPITNSNSQIIDRSKEKELVTPKTRKSRSALAEVIDSVDAELCALRPPKKLEYLDSDLGQPKYRLTDTNYLTISDANSTAEKPTEGKEISLIPQDVKAETLKKYLKETVSKGHEIASLDINPKLERIRRGRPTWHEPWKLYRVIKGHHGWVHCVDVDISNEWFVSGSADRLIKIWDLASCELKLSLTGHINTVRDIKISTRSPYIFSCSEDNTVKCWDIEQNKVVRSYHGHLSGVYKLSLHPELDILFSGGRDAVVRVWDIRTKQAVHVLTGHSGTVMSLVSQSSEPQVISGSQDKTVRLWDLSMGKSIVTLTNHKKSIRAMSIHPTEYSFCSCASDNVKVWKCPEGQFIRNITGHNSILNCSAIKDDGDSSILVAGSNDGQLHFWDWNSGYKFQTLQSKVQKGSLESENGIFALVFDKSESRLITAECDKTIKIYKQDETATEETHPIDYQPSKITRYY, translated from the coding sequence ATGTCAGAATCTTTACGTATTTCTAGGCATCCTTACtctaaatttttaaaaaacaatatttataaatctcttaatttattttctgGCGAATTTGGTTCCAAACCTTATAATTCAACAGATCCTTTCACTAGAAAACACATACGCAGTAAAATTCTGGATGAATACATCTCAGTATCTCAATATACACCTATAACAAACTCAAACTCTCAAATAATTGACCGCAGTAAGGAGAAGGAACTTGTAACACCCAAGACTAGGAAGAGTAGGTCGGCCTTGGCAGAGGTTATTGATTCAGTTGATGCTGAACTATGTGCTCTTCGTCCTCCAAAGAAGTTGGAATACCTAGATTCTGACTTAGGTCAGCCTAAATATAGACTAACTGATACTAATTATCTGACTATTTCAGATGCCAACTCAACAGCTGAGAAACCAACTGAGGGCAAGGAAATATCACTTATTCCCCAGGACGTTAAGGCTGAAACGCTGAAAAAATACCTAAAAGAGACCGTTTCAAAGGGTCATGAGATAGCTAGTCTGGATATAAACCCGAAACTGGAAAGAATTCGAAGAGGAAGACCTACTTGGCACGAACCTTGGAAGTTATACCGGGTTATAAAAGGCCACCACGGTTGGGTACACTGTGTTGATGTGGATATTTCAAATGAGTGGTTTGTATCAGGCAGTGCTGATAGGTTGATTAAGATTTGGGACCTAGCCTCATGTGAGTTAAAGCTTTCACTGACCGGCCACATAAACACAGTTCGTGATATTAAGATATCCACCAGGAGCCCGTACATCTTCTCATGCAGTGAGGATAACACTGTCAAGTGCTGGGATATTGAACAGAATAAAGTGGTTAGAAGTTACCACGGACATTTGTCAGGAGTGTACAAGCTAAGTTTACACCCAGAGTTGGATATACTATTCAGTGGTGGTAGAGATGCAGTAGTTCGTGTTTGGGATATAAGAACAAAACAAGCAGTTCATGTATTAACAGGACATTCCGGAACTGTGATGAGCCTTGTTAGTCAATCTTCAGAACCACAGGTTATTTCAGGCTCCCAAGACAAAACTGTTAGGCTCTGGGACCTTTCCATGGGCAAGAGTATAGTGACACTCACAAACCATAAAAAGAGCATAAGAGCAATGTCTATACATCCAACTGAATACTCATTCTGTTCATGTGCCTCAGATAATGTTAAGGTTTGGAAGTGCCCTGAGGGCCAGTTTATTAGAAATATCACAGGCCACAacagtattttaaattgtaGTGCAATTAAGGATGATGGAGACTCCAGTATCTTAGTTGCAGGTAGTAATGATGGGCAATTACACTTCTGGGATTGGAACTCAGGTTACAAGTTCCAGACCCTTCAATCAAAAGTTCAAAAGGGTTCATTGGAGAGCGAAAACGGTATCTTTGCCCTAGTGTTCGATAAGAGTGAGTCTAGACTCATAACAGCCGAATGCGACAAGACTATAAAGATTTATAAGCAGGACGAAACTGCAACCGAGGAAACACATCCAATTGACTATCAACCATCAAAGATTACTAGATACTATTAA
- a CDS encoding putative integral membrane protein, giving the protein MLSVNKIKVISTLSNVISVLLNSCLIVFCFYLVMHKGFNLGILVVDAYFAAIGIVFALFCIYSVIKVNLSCLLPLRTYYAISGFFMAFCAVLHTLTPLYSTFEDEPYTTENAYYLAATTYILCFIQNLYSFFLTHSLIQHKRIELENEGFESMGEGKSCSLLNVTAASNKLGAVV; this is encoded by the coding sequence ATGTTGTCCGTTAACAAGATTAAAGTCATTAGTACCTTATCTAATGTCATTTCTGTACTATTGAACTCCTGTTTAATAGTGTTTTGTTTCTATCTGGTTATGCATAAAGGGTTCAATTTAGGCATACTGGTGGTTGATGCGTACTTTGCTGCAATTGGGATAGTTTTTGCGTTGTTTTGCATTTACTCGGTAATCAAAGTAAATTTATCTTGCTTACTTCCTTTGAGAACTTACTATGCAATTTCTGGATTTTTCATGGCGTTTTGTGCCGTACTGCACACCCTGACGCCACTCTATTCTACATTTGAAGATGAACCATACACAACTGAAAACGCATATTACTTGGCAGCTACAACTTACATTCTTTGTTTTATTCAGAACTTATACTCTTTCTTCCTAACCCACTCCTTAATACAACACAAACGCATCGAACTTGAGAATGAAGGCTTTGAATCAATGGGAGAAGGCAAGTCATGTTCTTTACTTAACGTCACCGCTGCTTCCAACAAATTAGGTGCAGTAGTATAA